In one window of Mercurialis annua linkage group LG4, ddMerAnnu1.2, whole genome shotgun sequence DNA:
- the LOC126676743 gene encoding jasmonate-induced oxygenase 2-like, whose protein sequence is MGEVDQAFIQAPEHRPNLKNIEAEGIPTIDLSILSSPDALDVLVKKVGDACKNWGFFQVINHGVSLEKRDKIFNASENFFGQSVEEKNKVRRDEKKVMGYYDTEHTKNVRDWKEVFDFTVQDPTLVPASYKLDDDEVTMWHNQWPEYPLQLREICEEYGKEMERLAYKLMELIALSLGLEANRFHGFFKDETTFIRLNHYPPCPVPDLALGVGRHKDAGALTVLAQDDVGGLEVKKRSGEWIWVKPTPDSYIINVGDIIQVWSNDAYKSVEHRVKVNPEKERFSIPFFFNPSHYTEVKPLEEIVNHQNPPEYKPYTWGKFFVTRKHSNFRKLPVDNIQISHFRVSPETVP, encoded by the exons ATGGGAGAGGTTGATCAAGCTTTCATCCAAGCTCCAGAACACAGACCAAACCTCAAAAACATCGAAGCAGAAGGAATACCCACGATTGATCTCTCTATACTCAGCTCACCCGATGCACTCGATGTTCTTGTTAAGAAAGTAGGCGATGCATGCAAAAACTGGGGGTTTTTTCAAGTGATCAACCATGGTGTGTCACTAGAGAAGAGGGACAAAATATTTAATGCATCAGAGAATTTTTTTGGTCAGAGTGTGGAGGAGAAGAATAAGGTTAGGAGAGATGAAAAAAAAGTGATGGGTTATTATGATACTGAGCATACTAAAAACGTTAGAGATTGGAAAGAAGTGTTTGATTTTACTGTTCAGGATCCGACACTTGTTCCTGCTTCTTATAAGCTTGATGATGATGAAGTTACTATGTGGCATAATCAGTGGCCTGAATATCCCCTTCAGTTAAG GGAAATCTGCGAGGAATATGGTAAAGAAATGGAAAGACTAGCATACAAGTTAATGGAGCTTATTGCACTGAGTCTAGGTTTGGAGGCAAATAGGTTCCATGGATTCTTTAAAGATGAAACCACCTTCATCAGGCTGAATCACTACCCACCTTGCCCTGTTCCTGATCTGGCTCTCGGCGTCGGTCGGCATAAGGATGCTGGTGCCTTAACTGTTCTTGCTCAAGATGATGTTGGAGGACTTGAAGTTAAGAAGAGATCTGGAGAGTGGATTTGGGTTAAGCCAACCCCTGATTCTTATATCATCAATGTGGGGGACATTATTCAG GTATGGAGCAATGATGCATACAAAAGTGTGGAGCACAGAGTAAAGGTGAACCCTGAGAAGGAAAGGTTTTCAATTCCATTCTTCTTCAACCCTTCACATTATACCGAGGTTAAGCCTCTCGAGGAGATTGTAAATCACCAAAATCCACCCGAATATAAGCCTTACACTTGGGGCAAATTTTTTGTCACCAGAAAACATAGCAACTTCCGAAAGCTTCCTGTCGACAACATCCAGATTTCTCATTTCAGGGTATCACCAGAAACAGTTCCTTAA